The Pyrenophora tritici-repentis strain M4 chromosome 3, whole genome shotgun sequence genome has a window encoding:
- a CDS encoding TT-ORF1 multi-domain protein gives MVSSQQGYAPTTVDIKGNPEAVNEAQSNLPLPDQPPVASDFNSSDARTVNVGSGGQEGSFASGGGAIREPAVAVGGPAAREAKDGLGGLPNDAVSREAKDHSGLADTTGKDYGYPGKNDPSSGMKQ, from the coding sequence ATGGTCTCTTCTCAGCAAGGCTACGCTCCCACCACTGTCGACATCAAGGGTAACCCCGAAGCCGTCAACGAGGCCCAGTCCAACCTTCCCCTTCCCGACCAACCACCCGTCGCCTCAGACTTCAACTCCTCAGATGCCCGCACCGTAAACGTCGGCTCTGGCGGCCAAGAAGGTTCCTTCGCCTCCGGCGGCGGTGCCATCCGTGAGCCCGCAGTCGCTGTCGGCGGCCCCGCTGCTCGTGAGGCTAAGGACGGTCTCGGTGGTCTCCCCAACGACGCCGTCTCACGCGAAGCAAAGGACCACTCTGGTCTTGCAGACACCACCGGCAAGGACTACGGATACCCGGGCAAGAACGACCCCAGCTCCGGTATGAAGCAGTAG
- a CDS encoding Atrophin-1 domain containing protein translates to MASSYGTKVTNDPEANNRINEAVGTVTSDSLAGESLKNSGSFGAGNPKAGATSQPSSSTTTNTTDTSSATKLPSATNFEEREAKQGRTADQELNEAKGYGKEAGRGPTYATPGATSSSGGAESQTSYSGSAPTGLQAGKNIDPNVLQPKGANLTEDKDMSGERKYPEVGTENDPARAHELKLQKMDAVPSGVSSRNDMAQGGDSKFSGLGDASA, encoded by the exons ATGGCATCTTCATACGGAACAAAG GTCACCAACGACCCCGAAGCCAACAACCGCATCAATGAGGCCGTCGGCACTGTAACCTCCGACTCTCTCGCAGGCGAATCCCTCAAGAACTCGGGTTCCTTCGGCGCCGGTAACCCTAAAGCAGGAGCCACATCACAGCCCTCATCTTCCACTACCACAAACACAACCGACACCTCTTCCGCCACCAAGCTCCCCTCAGCTACTAACTTTGAAGAGCGCGAGGCGAAACAAGGCCGGACCGCAGACCAGGAACTAAACGAAGCGAAAGGCTACGGCAAAGAAGCTGGCAGAGGACCTACCTACGCTACACCTGGTGCTACATCATCCAGTGGAGGAGCAGAAAGCCAAACCAGCTATTCCGGTTCCGCGCCTACAGGCTTACAAGCCGGCAAGAACATTGACCCCAACGTTCTTCAGCCCAAGGGAGCGAACCTAACGGAAGACAAGGACATGAGCGGTGAGAGGAAGTATCCAGAGGTTGGGACAGAGAATGATCCGGCGAGGGCGCATGAATTGAAGTTGCAGAAGATGGATGCGGTTCCTTCAGGTGTGTCGAGCAGGAATGATATGGCGCAGGGTGGGGATAGCAAGTTTAGTGGGCTGGGGGATGCGAGCGCTTGA
- a CDS encoding COPIIcoated-ERV multi-domain protein, whose product MNGFGDGHGDDAFGPAKGGVVSSFDAFPKTKKTYLVQGRNSSAWTVTLILTCIYLSWSEISRWLAGSTSQSFSVEKGISHDMQLNLDVIVAMRCADLHVNMQDAAGDRTLAGELLRKDPTSWSQWTGRNLERGTHELGIDAGKAQPWEEVWDVHEQLGKAHKRKFSKTPRIRGETDSCRIYGSLDGNKVQGDFHITARGHGYIEFGQHLDHSSFNFSHIIREMSFGPYYPSLTNPLDATIAVTPTPDDKFYKFQYYLSIVPTIYTDDPSLIPLLELVGSTSNHPGAASMFHGAHAIKTNQYAVTSQSHKVPENYVPGIFVKFDIEPIVLRVVEEWGGFWRLIVTLINVVSGVMVAGGWAWQMFEWGCEVLGKRRRRGDGVGVLGTPSVEKTSWE is encoded by the exons ATGAACGGCTTCGGGGATGGGCATGGTGACGATGCGTTTGGGCCTGCGAAGGGCGGAGTTGTGTCGAGTTTTGATGCTTTTC CCAAAACCAAGAAGACATATCTGGTCCAAGGCCGCAACTCCTCCGCTTGGACGGTAACGCTCATCTTGACATGTATCTACTTGTCATGGTCCGAGATATCGCGCTGGTTAGCCGGCTCAACGTCGCAATCCTTCTCCGTCGAGAAGGGTATATCTCACGACATGCAACTAAACCTCGATGTCATAGTCGCCATGCGCTGCGCTGATCTTCACGTCAATATGCAGGACGCAGCCGGTGACCGCACACTCGCCGGAGAGCTTTTGCGCAAGGATCCCACTTCATGGTCGCAGTGGACTGGCAGGAATTTGGAGAGGGGAACACATGAACTGGGTATTGATGCCGGCAAGGCACAGCCCTGGGAAGAAGTGTGGGATGTGCATGAACAGTTAGGCAAGGCGCACAAGAGGAAGTTCAGTAAGACACCAAGGATCCGCGGCGAGACGGATAGTTGCCGCATCTACGGTAGTCTGGACGGAAACAAAGTGCAAGGAGATTTTCACATTACCGCCCGAGGCCACGGATACATTGAATTCGGTCAACATCTAGATCATTCAT CCTTCAACTTCTCCCACATCATCCGCGAAATGTCCTTCGGCCCCTACTACCCCTCGCTCACCAACCCCCTCGACGCCACAATCGCCGTAACCCCCACCCCAGACGACAAATTCTACAAATTCCAATACTACCTCTCCATCGTCCCCACAATCTACACCGACGACCCCTCCCTCATCCCTCTCCTCGAACTCGTCGGCTCCACCAGCAACCACCCCGGTGCAGCCTCCATGTTCCATGGCGCCCATGCCATCAAAACTAACCAGTACGCTGTCACCAGCCAGTCGCACAAGGTGCCTGAGAACTACGTGCCCGGTATTTTTGTAAAATTCGATATTGAGCCCATCGTACTGAGAGTGGTCGAGGAGTGGGGTGGCTTCTGGAGACTGATAGTCACCTTAATCAATGTTGTTAGTGGGGTTATGGTTGCAGGCGGGTGGGCATGGCAGATGTTTGAATGGGGTTGTGAGGTTCTGGGGAAGAGGCGGCGAAGAGGGGATGGCGTGGGTGTTTTGGGAACGCCGAGTGTGGAGAAGACGAGTTGGGAGTAA
- a CDS encoding LepB, Signal peptidase I codes for MPLPWSFFHRLPNRSGTPLFNVNALARCSVIAVQLLLLRHCFARYIGWFETTDGISMMPTMPPRGNVIIYSSLHRRGRGIKVGDVVTYVHPIFPNTRGCKRVIGMPGDFVSVVSHARLQQDDKFEEDTKGKFAMVKEELIRVPEGHCWVQGDNLEWSRDSRLYGPLPLGLIKSKVLAVVMPLRDAKWVGSKTDLVDPVGEEREWVVTPGSRVP; via the exons ATGCCGCTACCATGGTCGTTTTTCCACCGCCTCCCCAATAGATCCGGGACACCGCTCTTCAATGTGAATGCCTTGGCAC GCTGCAGTGTTATTGCTGTACAATTACTCCTTCTCCGCCACTGCTTTGCACGATACATTGGCTGGTTCGAAACCACAGACGGCATCTCGATGATGCCGACGATGCCCCCGAGAGGAAACGTCATCATATACTCTAGTCTGCACCGCCGCGGTCGCGGTATTAAAGTCGGCGATGTGGTGACGTACGTGCATCCTATTTTCCCCAATACGAGGGGTTGCAAGCGCGTTATTGGTATGCCCGGGGACTTTGTTAGCGTGGTGTCCCATGCGCGCCTCCAGCAGGATGATAAGTTTGAGGAGGATACGAAGGGAAAGTTCGCAATGGTCAAAGAGGAGTTGATTAGAGTGCCTGAGGGGCATTGTTGGGTACAGGGGGATAATCTGGAGTGGAGCCGTGATAGTAGGTTGTATGGACCGTTGCCTTTGGGGCTTATCAAGAGCAAGGTTCTTGCGGTGGTTATGCCACTTCGGGACGCGAAGTGGGTGGGGAGTAAGACGGATCTTGTGGACCCGGTGGGAGAGGAGAGGGAGTGGGTTGTTACACCAGGCAGTCGAGTGCCGTAG
- a CDS encoding Cupin-8 multi-domain protein, protein MLQGEDKIVGLNSLEQARLRPAPTGLDSEATLQDAVKDLITTYHDLNPTTIPTLTSPPSPLEFLRHISRNTPFVLRAGASDFAACKKWSTVYLTTVMQDSLVNVAMTPRGNADSVIPLSSPDTTINSSSRSAIFVKPHETPLPFPIALTAIQSQEKQGSAYTGPTHYLQTQNDNLRHEYSTLFSDVPASIPWARIALGTEPDAINFWLGNSHSTTALHKDNYENIYVQVLGRKHFVLLPPVEAACVAEREVLAATYAVKHGDRKDIRKEDLYVKIDSPEEYVPFATWDPDNPSVNATPYSHLSCPLRVTLQEGDVLYLPALWYHKVSQSCNDEGICCAVNYWYDLDFSGGFWSMANFIRSVGLVSMQEENHEERERNGQD, encoded by the exons ATGTTGCAGGGCGAAGATAAGATTGTAGGGCTGAACAGTCTGGAGCAGGCTAGATTACG GCCTGCACCAACTGGCTTAGACAGCGAAGCAACATTGCAAGATGCTGTAAAAG ATCTGATTACGACCTACCATGACCTCAATCCCACTACAATTCCCACCCTAACCTCACCCCCCTCACCCCTCGAGTTCCTCCGCCACATCTCCCGCAACACACCCTTCGTCCTCCGCGCCGGAGCCTCTGACTTCGCCGCCTGCAAAAAATGGTCCACAGTCTACCTCACAACTGTAATGCAAGACTCTCTCGTAAACGTCGCCATGACCCCACGAGGAAATGCCGATTCCGTCATCCCCCTATCCTCACCAGACACCACAatcaacagcagcagcaggagTGCGATATTTGTCAAACCCCACGAAACCCCCCTGCCCTTCCCCATAGCCCTCACCGCCATCCAGTCCCAAGAAAAACAAGGCTCAGCCTACACCGGCCCAACCCACTACCTCCAAACCCAAAACGACAACCTCCGCCACGAATACTCAACTCTCTTCTCCGACGTGCCCGCCTCCATCCCCTGGGCGCGAATAGCCCTCGGAACCGAGCCTGACGCTATAAACTTCTGGCTTGGGAACTCGCATTCCACAACTGCGCTGCACAAAGATAACTACGAAAATATTTACGTGCAAGTCCTAGGGAGGAAACATTTTGTGCTGTTGCCGCCGGTGGAGGCGGCTTGTGTAGCAGAGAGGGAGGTGCTGGCGGCGACATATGCAGTCAAACATGGGGATAGGAAAGACATTAGGAAAGAAGATTTGTATGTCAAGATTGATAGTCCGGAGGAATATGTACCATTTGCGACGTGGGATCCGGATAACCCCAGTGTAAACGCTACACCGTACAGCCATCTCTCGTGTCCGTTGCGCGTTACGCTGCAAGAGGGGGATGTGTTATACCTGCCCGCACTGTGGTATCATAAAGTGAGTCAGAGCTGCAACGATGAGGGGATCTGTTGTGCTGTAAATTACTGGTATGATCTTGATTTCAGCGGCGGGTTTTGGAGTATGGCGAATTTTATTAGGAGCGTTGGGTTGGTTAGTATGCAAGAGGAGAATCATgaggagagagagagaaatGGGCAAGACTAG